CCGCGACCTGCTCACCGCCGAGCGCAGCGCGCTGAACATCCTGTGCCGCCTCTCCGGCATCGCGACCGCCACGCGCGCGTGGGCGGACGTTCTGGACGGCACGAAGGCGAAGGTCCGCGACACCCGCAAGACGACGCCGGGCTACCGCGCGCTGGAGAAGTACGCGGTGCGCATGGGAGGCGGCGTCAACCACCGCATGTCGCTCGCCGACGCGGCACTGGTCAAGGACAACCACGTGGTGGCGGCGGGCGGCGTCGCACAGGCCTTCAAGGCCGTGCGCGAGCAGTTCCCGGGCCTGGCCGTCGAGGTCGAGGTCGACACGCTCCACCAGCTGCGCGAGGTCGTCGACGCGGGCGCCGACCTGATCCTCCTGGACAACTTCACGCCCGGCGAGACGGCGGAGGCCGTCGCCCTCGTCGACGGCCGCGCGTTCCTGGAGTCCTCGGGCCGCCTCACCCTGGGGAACGCCAGGGCGTACGCCGAGACGGGCGTCGACTACCTCGCGGTGGGCGCCCTCACCCACTCGTCCCCGATCCTCGACATCGGACTCGACCTGCGAGAAGCGGTGCGCGACTGATGCTGCTGACCATCGACGTAGGCAACACCCACACCGTCCTCGGCCTCTTCGACGGCGAGGACATCGTCGAGCACTGGCGCATCTCCACGGACGCGCGCCGCACCGCCGACGAGCTCGCCGTGCTCCTGCACGGCCTGATGGGCATGCACCCGCTGCTCGGCGACGAGCTCGGCGACGGCATCGACGGCATCGCCATCTGCTCGACCGTCCCCTCGGTCCTGCACGAGCTGCGCGAGGTCACCCGGCGCTACTACGGGGACGTCCCCGCCGTCCTCGTCGAGCCCGGCATCAAGACCGGCGTCCCGATCCTCATGGACAACCCCAAGGAGGTCGGCGCCGACCGCATCATCAACGCGGTGGCGGCGGTCGAGCTCTACGGGGGCCCGGCGATCGTCGTCGACTTCGGCACCGCCACGACCTTCGACGCGGTGTCCGCGCGCGGGGAGTACGCGGGCGGGGTCATCGCCCCCGGCATCGAGATCTCCGTGGAGGCTCTCGGTGTACGAGGAGCTCAGCTCCGGAAGATCGAACTGGCCCGGCCGCGCAGCGTCATCGGCAAGAACACGGTGGAGGCCATGCAGGCGGGCATCCTGTACGGCTTCGCCGGGCAGGTCGACGGGGTCGTGAACCGGATGGCCCGCGAACTGGCGGGCGCGGGCGGGGACCCCGACGACGTCACGGTCATCGCGACGGGCGGTCTCGCGCCGATGGTCCTCGGCGAGGCGTCGGTCATCGACGAGCACGAACCGTGGCTGACGCTGATCGGGCTTCGGCTCGTCTACGAGCGGAACGTTGCCCGGAGCTGACTGATTGCCGCCGATTCGCGACCGGCCTGTGTGCACTCCGCGTCCGCTTCTGCAAGAGTCTGCGCAGGACGGGGACTTGAGCGGGTGTGGGGCGGGCTGGGGCGGATGAGGCACAAGAGACGACTGTGGGTGGGCGTTCTGGCGCTGGGGGCGGTGCTCGTCGGCTCCGCGCCGGCGGCGTACGCGGCTTCGCCCTCCTCGTCCCCCCTTGCGGGGGCCGGGGCGGGGATCCTCCCCTGGCTCGCCGTCGCGGCGGTCGCCGCGCTCGGCATCGGCGCGGTGGCCTACGCCCTGGCCCGCCGCCGCGCGGACTGACTTACGGGGGCGGGCGGGCGTTGCTTCCCCTGCGACGTCCTGCGCGGGTAGGGGCGCCGAGCCCGCCGCTTCGCGGCGGATGCTCCCCACCCGCCCGCCCGTTTGCCCCGCGACGTCCAGCGGGAGTAGGGGCAGCGGCGGCGGTCCCACCGGGCCGCGGCCGCGAGCGCGCCGGAGGGGACGTGGGGGTATGTGCGCACGGAGCACCGAGCACACCTCCACGGCCGGGAATGTCGGGCGCGGCGCAGGGATAGCGAGTACGTACATACCCCCGCGGCCCCGCCCCCAGAAACGGACCGACGGCGCCCCCCGCCCAAGGCGACCCGCCAGAAGTGGCGTTAAGAGGATTTTGTCCGGTTGGCGCGTATCGTCAGCCCATGCCCACGCCATACGGATCCCGGGGCGGCATGGCCTTCAGTGCGGAGGAGCTGCGTGTGCTCCGTCGTGCCCTGGGCCTCGCCCTGCACCCCAGCCCCGTCCGCGACGAGGACGTCCAGGACTGCCTCCGGCTCGCCGAATCGGTCGACGAAGCCGTGCGCGAGGGCGCCAGGCTGCGCGCCTTCCTGGTGGCCGACCTCGCCCGCTACCGTGCCGCCCTGCCCGGCACCGCCACCGGCTACCTCGCACTCCTCGACGACGTCCTGAGCGGCGGCTACCAGCCGACCGCCGACGACCTCGCCGCCCTGCGCGCCCTGCGCGGCAACCCCACCGCGGCCACCCTGCTCGACCGCTGCCGCGTCATCGCCGAGCGAGCCGTACGCGCCCGTCTCGCGGGCCGGGCCGTCCCCGCCGCCCTCAACGCCACACCCCTCCCCATCCCCCTCCCCATCCCGGCCTCCCGCACCCGCCTCCTGGCCCTCCCCGGAGGCCTGGACACCGGGGGCGCTGCGAGTACTGGGAGTACCGGGAGTGCCGGGAGTACCGGGAGTACCGGGCAGGTCGTGTGTGCCGCGCCCAACCCCCGGCAATCCTCCGAGCGCCCCGCCACCACCCCGCCCCGCCCCGTCCCCACCCCCGCCGAGGTGTTCCCGCCCAAGCGGCGGCCCGAGACGCCCGCAGCCCCCACCGCGCCCGCGGAGCCCACCGCGCCCTCCGCGCCCGCCACACCCGCGGACCCGCCGCACCAGCTCGTCGCGGGCTAGCTACTCTGGAGGGCATGGACTACGTTTCCGCGCTCGTGCCCCCCGTAGTGATGGCCGTGTTCTTCACGGGGCTCATCGTGACGATCGTGAAGACCCAGGGCGGCGCCAACAAGGCCAAGGAAGACGCGGCCGTCGACGCCGCGATCTCCCGCGCCGAAGCCGTCCGGCAGACGCCGAAGACCGGCAGCGCCTGACCGGTAGCAGCACCCCGGCACCCACAGCACCCCCAGCACTCCCAGCACTCCCAGTGCCCCCCACCCGGGGCCCCGGCGTACGACTCACGCGCGTTTCGAGTCGTACGCCCTTTTTGTTGCAGAAGTTGTCGAAAATGGGGGTACGCCACGTCCCTCACGCATCACGCCAATAGTGACGTCTCCCACTATTGTTCTGCTGTGCCTCGTCCATTGGGAGAACTCGAAGACTCAGTCATGACGCGGGTGTGGAAGTGGAACCGCCCCGTGACCGTTCGAGAAGTCCTGGAAGACCTTCAGGAGGAACGGTCCATCGCGTACACCACCGTGATGACCGTTTTGGACAATCTCCATCAGAAGGGCTGGGTGCGCCGCGAAGCGGAAGGCCGCGCCTATCGATATGAGGCGGTCTCCACTCGTGCCGCCTACGCAGCCGCACTGATGAACGAAGCCTGGTCGCAGAGCGACAACCCCGCCGCCGCACTCGTCGCCTTCTTCGGCATGATGTCGGCGGAACAGCGGGAAGCGCTGAGCGACGCGATGCGTATCGTCCAAGGCCCCGAAGTCGCGCAACGCTCCGAAGTCGTCCAGCGCCCCGAAGTCACCCACTCCCCCGAAGTCACCCAACCCCCCGAGAACCCCGCCTCCGTCGAGCGCGGCGCAGAGCGATAGCGTCCGCTTCATGCCAGCAGAGGTCCCCGAACGCAACGAAGTCAGCGAACTCAGCTCAAAAGCAGTCTCCGTCCGGAGGGCGCGAACCTCCGATGTGCCGGGCGTCCGCCGGCTCCTCGACTCCTACGTCCGCGAGCGCATCCTCCTGGACAAAGCGACGGTGACGCTTTACGAGGACATCCAGGAGTTCTGGGTGGCGGAACGCGACGACAACGCGGAGTTGGTCGGCTGCGGCGCTCTGCACGTCATGTGGGAAGACCTCGCCGAAGTGCGCACACTGGCCGTGAATCCCGAGGTCAGGGGTGCCGGAGTGGGGCATCAGCTGTTGGGCAAGTTGCTGCGGACCGCCGGTTGGCTCGGCGTCCGCAAGGTTTTCTGTCTCACCTTCGAAGTCGACTTCTTCGCGAAGCACGGCTTCGTGGAGATCGGCGAGACTCCGGTCGACGGAGATGTCTACAGCGAGCTCCTGCGTTCCTATGACGAGGGCGTCGCCGAGTTCCTCGGCCTCGAACGAGTGAAACCGAACACCTTGGGCAACAGCCGGATGCTTCTGCATCTGTGATCGTCAGGCGGTATTCCTGATCGTCCCCTGCCCGGGTGGGCTATGTCCGAAACGCGCACGTTTCCAGGGTTCTAGGGGTCCCCGGTCTCTCCCAGGGGTTTGTGTTTTTCCAGCAAAAGCGGTTTGCTTTCCGACGTACTGCAGTACTGCATATAACAGGGGCCGGTGAATCGACGGCGCGTGTCGTGCGGCTTGCGGCCCGGTCTCACAGTTATCGATGAAAGGAAATCCGGTGGCACAGAAGGTTCAGGTCCTTCTTGTCGATGACCTCGACGGTGGCGAGGCAGACGAGACCGTGAC
The sequence above is a segment of the Streptomyces sp. Je 1-369 genome. Coding sequences within it:
- a CDS encoding amino-acid N-acetyltransferase; the encoded protein is MPAEVPERNEVSELSSKAVSVRRARTSDVPGVRRLLDSYVRERILLDKATVTLYEDIQEFWVAERDDNAELVGCGALHVMWEDLAEVRTLAVNPEVRGAGVGHQLLGKLLRTAGWLGVRKVFCLTFEVDFFAKHGFVEIGETPVDGDVYSELLRSYDEGVAEFLGLERVKPNTLGNSRMLLHL
- a CDS encoding type III pantothenate kinase, whose product is MLLTIDVGNTHTVLGLFDGEDIVEHWRISTDARRTADELAVLLHGLMGMHPLLGDELGDGIDGIAICSTVPSVLHELREVTRRYYGDVPAVLVEPGIKTGVPILMDNPKEVGADRIINAVAAVELYGGPAIVVDFGTATTFDAVSARGEYAGGVIAPGIEISVEALGVRGAQLRKIELARPRSVIGKNTVEAMQAGILYGFAGQVDGVVNRMARELAGAGGDPDDVTVIATGGLAPMVLGEASVIDEHEPWLTLIGLRLVYERNVARS
- the nadC gene encoding carboxylating nicotinate-nucleotide diphosphorylase, with protein sequence MSTPDDLPLADPSAAGGGCGDACGCGGDDSYDPMECGLDPALVQLLAEAGLDPVQIEDIAHMAIEEDLAGGVDVTTAATIPEDAVATADFAAREAGTVAGLRVAEAIISVVCEEEFEVERHVEDGDRVAAGDVLLSVTTRTRDLLTAERSALNILCRLSGIATATRAWADVLDGTKAKVRDTRKTTPGYRALEKYAVRMGGGVNHRMSLADAALVKDNHVVAAGGVAQAFKAVREQFPGLAVEVEVDTLHQLREVVDAGADLILLDNFTPGETAEAVALVDGRAFLESSGRLTLGNARAYAETGVDYLAVGALTHSSPILDIGLDLREAVRD
- a CDS encoding BlaI/MecI/CopY family transcriptional regulator, yielding MTRVWKWNRPVTVREVLEDLQEERSIAYTTVMTVLDNLHQKGWVRREAEGRAYRYEAVSTRAAYAAALMNEAWSQSDNPAAALVAFFGMMSAEQREALSDAMRIVQGPEVAQRSEVVQRPEVTHSPEVTQPPENPASVERGAER